The Vicinamibacteria bacterium genome includes the window GCGACGGGGATTTCGCCGCCGCGGAGGCGGCGTTCCGGAGCGGTGTCGAGCTCGGCGCGGGCGAGCCCTCCGCCTGGAACCTTCTCGGGCTGGTCACCGAGCAACAGGGGCGTGTCACCGAGGCGCGAGAGGCCTACGAGCGAGCTCTCGCTTCCGATTCGGACTACGTCCCCGCACTGCTGAACCTTGCCAGCATCCGCTCGAACAGCGGCGAGCTCGAGGCGGCCGAAGAGACTTTTCGCCGGGCGATCGGGCTCGCGCCCGATTCTTACGAGGCCTACAATGGACTCGGAATCGTTCTCGCCCGCCAGGGACGCCGCCTCGAAGCGGTCGAGGCGTTCGAGAGGGCGATCGCGATCGAGCCCGAGCTGGATGCCGCCCGGGAGAATCTTCGGACGCTGAAATGAGAACAGTCCTCGCTCTGCTCGCAGCGCTTGCCGGCCAGCAAAGTGACGGAGCCATCGAGACCGCCAGGCGCCTCGTGGAGGAGCGGCGGACGATCGAGGCGATCCGGACTCTCGACGAGGCACGGAGGACGGACCCGAACGACCCCGCCATCCACCATGAGCTCGGTTTGCTCTTCGCCGCGCTCGGACGCACGGACCAGGCGCTCGAGGCTATGGGCCAGGCAGCCGAGCTCGCACCCGAGGAAACCTCCTACGCTCTCGACTACGGCGAGCTCTTGTACCGATCGGGGAGAGCCGAGGAAGCTCTCCCCTATCTCGAGAAGGCCTCTTCCCTCCCCGAGGCGCTTCTTCTCCTCGCCGGAGTGCACGAAAAGCTCGGCGACGAAGACCAGGCGATCGCCTCGCTCGCGAGCTACGTCGAATCGAAACCTCACGAGATCGAGGCCCGGCGGCTTCTCGGGGAAAAGCTCGA containing:
- a CDS encoding tetratricopeptide repeat protein; translated protein: RLRRRNLDWRNNETLFRRTVETAPESARSHFLLGAELLEKKAFVEAAKRFDDGLAIYPNHFGALMSLGEARLGAGEPGGAGEAFRSALRLVPSSAEARRAAFEAALAHGRARARDGDFAAAEAAFRSGVELGAGEPSAWNLLGLVTEQQGRVTEAREAYERALASDSDYVPALLNLASIRSNSGELEAAEETFRRAIGLAPDSYEAYNGLGIVLARQGRRLEAVEAFERAIAIEPELDAARENLRTLK